A window of the Dongshaea marina genome harbors these coding sequences:
- a CDS encoding efflux RND transporter permease subunit — MSRKLIEQAIYRTRTVVMVLVLLLVAGGFIYVTIPKESTPDITIPYMIISVNHQGISPQDAERLLIRPLEQELRGIEGIRTLYATAREGGASLFLKFEAGLDPGQALNDVREKVDLAKVELPADSDEPEVKEITMASEHPVLTVILSGKAPLRTLLKLARQMKGAWRAIPPFSRWMWWVSGKICLRFWWIRYWLRATSWIRVIFSR, encoded by the coding sequence ATGAGCCGAAAACTGATTGAGCAGGCTATCTATCGCACCCGTACTGTGGTGATGGTTCTCGTGCTGTTGCTGGTTGCCGGCGGCTTTATCTATGTCACCATCCCCAAGGAGTCCACTCCGGATATCACGATTCCCTACATGATCATCTCGGTCAATCATCAGGGGATCTCACCCCAGGACGCCGAGCGGCTGCTGATCCGTCCTCTGGAGCAGGAGCTGCGAGGCATTGAGGGGATCCGGACCCTGTATGCTACTGCCCGGGAGGGGGGCGCCTCGCTGTTTTTAAAATTTGAGGCAGGGCTTGATCCGGGGCAGGCGCTCAATGATGTACGGGAGAAGGTGGATCTGGCCAAGGTTGAGTTGCCGGCCGATAGTGATGAGCCGGAGGTCAAAGAGATCACCATGGCCTCTGAGCACCCGGTATTGACGGTGATCCTATCCGGCAAGGCCCCTTTGAGAACGCTATTGAAACTGGCTCGCCAGATGAAGGGGGCCTGGAGAGCAATCCCGCCATTCTCGAGGTGGATGTGGTGGGTGAGCGGGAAGATATGCTTGAGGTTCTGGTGGATCCGTTACTGGTTGAGAGCTACCAGCTGGATCAGAGTGATATTTTCCCGTTGA
- the erpA gene encoding iron-sulfur cluster insertion protein ErpA: MSTEAEMTLPLQVTDAAANKVKALLEEEQNHELKLRVYITGGGCSGFQYGFTFDEKINEGDMVIDKNGVQIVVDPMSLQYLVGGTVDYTEGLEGSRFLVNNPNATTTCGCGSSFSV; the protein is encoded by the coding sequence ATGAGTACAGAGGCAGAGATGACATTGCCCCTTCAGGTAACCGATGCCGCGGCAAACAAGGTCAAGGCACTGCTCGAAGAGGAACAGAATCACGAGCTGAAACTGAGAGTCTACATCACAGGTGGAGGCTGCTCCGGGTTTCAGTACGGGTTCACCTTTGATGAGAAGATCAACGAAGGGGATATGGTGATCGATAAAAACGGTGTGCAGATCGTTGTGGATCCCATGAGCCTTCAGTACCTGGTCGGTGGTACAGTGGACTATACCGAAGGGCTGGAGGGCTCACGCTTTCTGGTCAATAACCCCAACGCGACCACCACCTGTGGCTGCGGATCTTCTTTTTCGGTTTAA
- a CDS encoding COG1361 family protein: protein MVNSDAPYTDTQNSLIYNFAEGYNSDNPPVTQANVVFEDMNNSQISALSMTTMVGEATQSQVQLVNTGNAPATLGELSGLQLPLGASFDDPQCASSALQPNQACTLDLNLNSNKQAQVGSGSQTLIDTVANNQSGDPSLTINYSVQAAPQPHVVFENSQNQVITSLDTSTTPSASQDYLVKLVNTGEAPAALSNLSALQLPLAAAFSNAQCLQAPLAANESCSVTITLNPNRDAQVSSGSQTLTDVVADNQGGDPILSINYSIQDAASCTDPNASSYPAYDSGITYQAGVKVSYKHFIWRTKWYADKGMAPGQGSNQSGGSPWELVKPADMLFDWSANVVYQAGTRQCITVSSTRLVNMSMARLQKSGHQSSRNPLPGITCGLI, encoded by the coding sequence ATGGTGAACTCGGATGCACCCTACACAGATACCCAGAACTCCCTTATCTATAACTTTGCCGAAGGATATAACTCAGACAATCCTCCCGTCACTCAGGCCAATGTGGTGTTTGAGGATATGAATAATAGCCAAATCTCGGCTCTGAGTATGACTACCATGGTAGGGGAGGCCACTCAATCCCAGGTCCAGCTGGTCAATACCGGTAATGCACCCGCAACCCTGGGAGAGCTAAGTGGTTTGCAGCTGCCATTAGGGGCCAGCTTTGATGATCCCCAGTGTGCATCTTCTGCTTTGCAGCCAAACCAGGCTTGTACACTGGATCTCAATCTCAATAGTAACAAGCAGGCACAGGTGGGTTCGGGGTCCCAAACTCTGATCGATACGGTGGCCAATAATCAAAGTGGTGATCCGAGCCTGACGATTAATTACAGCGTTCAGGCGGCACCTCAGCCCCATGTGGTGTTTGAGAATAGCCAAAATCAGGTGATTACCAGCCTGGATACCAGCACGACACCGTCAGCCAGCCAGGACTACCTGGTTAAACTGGTCAATACCGGGGAGGCCCCGGCGGCCCTGAGTAATCTCAGTGCTCTGCAATTACCTCTGGCGGCAGCTTTTAGTAATGCACAGTGCTTGCAAGCTCCGCTGGCGGCTAACGAAAGCTGTAGCGTGACAATAACTCTCAACCCTAATCGGGATGCTCAGGTCAGTAGCGGTTCACAAACCCTGACGGATGTGGTGGCGGATAATCAGGGAGGAGATCCGATCCTGAGCATCAACTACAGTATTCAGGATGCCGCAAGCTGCACCGATCCAAATGCATCCAGCTACCCGGCTTATGACTCGGGCATTACCTACCAGGCAGGGGTCAAGGTGAGCTACAAGCATTTTATCTGGCGAACTAAGTGGTATGCCGATAAGGGAATGGCTCCGGGCCAGGGAAGTAACCAGTCTGGTGGCAGCCCATGGGAGCTGGTAAAGCCTGCAGACATGCTGTTTGATTGGAGCGCGAATGTTGTCTATCAGGCGGGGACCAGGCAGTGTATAACGGTAAGCTCTACCAGGCTCGTCAATATGTCGATGGCCAGGCTCCAAAAGAGCGGACACCAGAGCAGCAGAAATCCGCTCCCTGGAATTACCTGTGGTCTGATTTGA
- a CDS encoding uracil-xanthine permease family protein, which produces MESEMAEQQVRAEHSVKSVPPQDLVYGINDKPPILQAIFAALQHMLAMFVGIITPPLIIGSALKLPAADIQYIVSLSLIMSGVGTLIQTKRLGRVGCGLLAVQGTSFNFVSPIIVAGLALQHAGVDTQTMLGTLFGTLFISALVMVLVSRCLHWLRRVITPLVTGIIVLLIGLTLIKEGVVSMGGGYGAMQDGSFGSLTNLGLSALVFLIIVICNLVNCSFLRLSAIVIAMVIGYLSAWWLGVVHYQAPAHESLFTLPAFLPYGFHFSFALFIPLAIIAIVTCFEAIGDITATSDISREPVDGPLYMRRIGGGVLASGLNSALAALTGTFPLSNFAQNNGVIQLTGVASRRVGIIAALMLILLGFLPSVAFLIQNIPQPVLGGATIIMFGTIAAAGIRIIAKQELDRRALLILTVSLGLGLGVSQVPNLLVHLPPLIRSVLSFGVATGGIAAMLLNLILFPGSKSAVKRKQAVITLPKWRHHDDHV; this is translated from the coding sequence ATGGAGAGCGAGATGGCAGAGCAGCAAGTCAGGGCTGAACACTCAGTTAAGTCCGTTCCACCCCAGGATCTGGTTTATGGAATTAATGATAAACCACCCATATTGCAAGCTATATTTGCAGCCTTGCAGCATATGCTGGCGATGTTTGTGGGCATCATTACCCCGCCGTTGATTATCGGTAGTGCCCTGAAATTACCGGCTGCAGATATTCAATATATTGTCTCCCTGTCACTCATCATGTCCGGAGTAGGCACCCTGATCCAGACCAAGCGCCTGGGTCGGGTGGGATGTGGGTTGCTCGCGGTTCAGGGAACCAGCTTTAATTTCGTCAGCCCGATCATTGTCGCAGGTCTTGCACTGCAGCATGCGGGCGTGGACACCCAAACCATGTTGGGTACCCTGTTTGGGACCCTGTTTATCTCTGCCCTGGTGATGGTTCTGGTCAGCCGCTGCCTTCATTGGTTACGGCGGGTGATCACTCCATTGGTGACCGGGATTATTGTACTTCTGATAGGCCTGACCCTGATCAAGGAGGGAGTGGTGAGCATGGGGGGCGGCTATGGGGCGATGCAAGATGGCAGTTTTGGCTCCCTGACCAACCTTGGGCTATCAGCCCTGGTATTTTTAATCATAGTGATCTGCAACCTGGTCAACTGCTCCTTTTTGCGTTTGTCCGCGATCGTAATCGCCATGGTCATTGGCTATCTATCTGCCTGGTGGCTGGGAGTGGTCCACTATCAGGCTCCGGCCCATGAGAGCCTGTTTACCCTGCCTGCTTTTTTACCGTACGGCTTTCATTTCAGCTTTGCGTTGTTTATTCCATTAGCCATCATTGCGATTGTGACCTGCTTTGAGGCGATTGGAGATATCACAGCAACCTCAGATATCTCCCGGGAGCCGGTTGATGGCCCACTCTATATGCGACGAATTGGGGGAGGAGTGCTGGCTTCAGGGCTCAACTCTGCTCTGGCGGCGCTGACGGGGACTTTCCCTCTGTCTAATTTTGCCCAGAACAACGGGGTGATCCAGCTAACCGGTGTCGCCAGTCGCAGAGTTGGAATCATAGCTGCACTTATGCTGATCCTGCTGGGCTTTCTGCCTTCTGTGGCTTTTCTCATCCAGAATATTCCCCAGCCGGTGCTGGGAGGAGCCACCATTATCATGTTTGGCACCATAGCCGCGGCGGGGATCCGGATCATCGCCAAGCAGGAGTTGGATCGCCGGGCCCTGCTGATCCTGACCGTCTCTTTGGGGTTGGGACTCGGAGTCTCTCAGGTTCCAAATCTGCTGGTGCACCTGCCACCCCTAATTCGCAGTGTGCTCTCTTTTGGGGTTGCGACCGGCGGTATTGCGGCGATGCTTCTTAATTTGATCCTCTTTCCCGGGAGTAAGTCAGCAGTCAAGCGTAAACAGGCGGTGATCACTTTACCTAAGTGGCGGCATCATGATGACCATGTGTGA
- the hemL gene encoding glutamate-1-semialdehyde 2,1-aminomutase, translating to MSRSEQLFDKARQSIPGGVNSPVRAFKGVGGTPCFINRANGVHLYDADGHSYIDYVGSWGPMILGHNHPRVKQAVQAAVENGLSYGAPTEIEVLMAEKIRSIVPSIEQVRMVNSGTEATMSAVRLARGYTGRSKIIKFEGCYHGHVDSLLVKAGSGALTLGMPSSPGIPEGTTRDTLTCDYNDLESVAQAFAKHGDDIAAIIVEPVAGNMNCIPPQPGFLEGLRELCDQHKALLIFDEVMTGFRVAHGGAQQHYGITPDLTTLGKIIGGGMPVGAFGGRREIMQAIAPSGPVYQAGTLSGNPIAMAAGLATLEEISKPGVYEQLNEQTQYLVDGIAAAAKKAGIPLATNRVGAMFGLFFTDEPEVSNYQQACACDQERFTRFFHGMLEKGVYLAPSAFEAGFVSLAHDKAALDTTISKASEVFASL from the coding sequence ATGTCCAGATCTGAGCAACTATTTGACAAAGCTCGTCAATCAATCCCCGGCGGGGTAAATTCTCCCGTGCGGGCATTCAAAGGGGTGGGTGGTACCCCTTGCTTTATTAACCGGGCCAATGGCGTACATCTGTACGATGCGGATGGCCACAGTTATATCGACTATGTCGGTTCCTGGGGGCCGATGATTCTTGGTCACAATCACCCCAGGGTCAAACAGGCTGTGCAAGCAGCAGTTGAAAATGGCCTCAGCTATGGCGCCCCCACCGAAATTGAGGTGCTGATGGCCGAAAAGATCCGCAGCATTGTACCATCAATTGAACAGGTTCGCATGGTAAATTCCGGCACAGAGGCAACCATGAGTGCGGTACGCCTTGCCCGGGGCTATACCGGGCGCAGCAAGATCATCAAGTTTGAGGGCTGCTATCACGGCCATGTGGATTCGCTGCTGGTCAAGGCCGGTTCGGGAGCCCTGACCCTGGGAATGCCTAGCTCACCGGGGATCCCCGAGGGAACCACCCGGGATACTCTGACCTGTGACTACAATGATCTGGAGTCGGTTGCCCAGGCGTTTGCCAAGCATGGGGATGATATCGCCGCAATTATCGTCGAGCCGGTGGCGGGAAACATGAACTGTATTCCTCCCCAGCCCGGATTTCTCGAAGGCTTGCGTGAGCTGTGCGATCAGCACAAGGCGCTGCTTATTTTTGATGAGGTGATGACAGGCTTTCGGGTCGCCCACGGCGGCGCCCAGCAACATTATGGGATCACCCCGGATCTGACGACCCTGGGTAAGATCATCGGTGGCGGGATGCCGGTCGGGGCCTTTGGTGGCCGCCGCGAGATCATGCAGGCGATCGCCCCCTCCGGCCCTGTCTACCAGGCAGGGACTCTCTCAGGAAACCCAATCGCCATGGCTGCAGGCCTGGCCACCCTGGAGGAGATCAGCAAGCCCGGAGTCTATGAGCAGCTCAACGAGCAAACTCAATACCTGGTCGATGGCATCGCTGCCGCCGCAAAAAAAGCTGGGATCCCCCTTGCCACCAACCGGGTCGGCGCCATGTTTGGCCTGTTCTTTACCGACGAGCCTGAGGTCAGCAATTATCAGCAAGCCTGTGCCTGCGATCAGGAGCGTTTTACCCGCTTCTTTCATGGCATGCTGGAAAAGGGAGTCTACCTGGCCCCCTCCGCCTTCGAGGCTGGCTTTGTCTCCCTGGCCCATGACAAGGCAGCCCTGGATACCACCATTTCCAAAGCCTCCGAGGTGTTTGCCAGCCTATAG
- a CDS encoding efflux RND transporter permease subunit, which yields MGEREDMLEVLVDPLLVESYQLDQSDIFPLISRNNRLVAAGSLDTGKGRFPVKVPSVYQSITDILEQPIKARGDRVITFGQVATIRRSFKDPVSYAYLNGAPAISLEIKKRPGENLIALVEGIKSQIDAKRSQWPASVSVLYTWDASEHVEMMLSDLQNSVLIAVILVVIVIVALLGLRTAALVGISIPGSFLTGILVLAVFGYTINMVVLFSLIMAVGLLVDGAIVVTEYADRAMSEGQHRQQAYALAARRMAMPIIASTATTLAAFAPLLFWPGIVGEFMKYLPITLIATLSASLVMALIFVPVLGSWWGGPRPVTPEIRQRYLGMEKGDLSGLTGWTASYIKLLRLALEHPWKIVLLASALALLVFWGYGRSGLGSEFFPEVEPEGITVTLRSDGDLSLDEKDLLVRQASERLIDVSGLESLYVRVGGEEELGRLRLNLIDWQYRPDHKQISREIEQRLSILAGVEVEIQPDKDGPPVGKDLVLELSSQNPEELPGLIKQLRKIVEENPAFLNVDDTAPRAGIEWRLAVDRSKAARFGADATLLGNTVQLVTNGLRVGEYRPDDVDDEVEIRVRFPKEQRNLQRLQSLRVQTALGTVPIRNFVTLEPKPRVSVISKVDTLQTLTLSADMQQGYLLSLELPKLLEQIREQKLLPESVLLNVRGENEEQEESSAFLSKAFALALFVMAIILVTQFNSFYQAFLILTAVLFSTVGVLLGLMIAQKPFGVVMSGIGVIALVGIVVNNNIVLIDTYNRLRRQGLSQIDAILTTGAQRLRPVMLTSVTTILGLLPMVLEINLNLIDRSIEFGGPSMQWWSQLATVVAGGLAFATLLTLVMTPCLLRLNRREARIDYCNRQVQG from the coding sequence GTGGGTGAGCGGGAAGATATGCTTGAGGTTCTGGTGGATCCGTTACTGGTTGAGAGCTACCAGCTGGATCAGAGTGATATTTTCCCGTTGATCTCGCGCAATAATCGACTGGTAGCGGCGGGCAGCCTGGATACCGGCAAGGGACGTTTCCCGGTCAAGGTTCCTTCGGTCTACCAGTCGATCACCGATATTCTGGAGCAGCCAATCAAAGCAAGGGGCGATCGGGTGATCACCTTTGGCCAGGTCGCGACCATCCGCCGCTCCTTTAAAGACCCAGTCTCCTACGCCTATCTCAACGGTGCTCCTGCAATTTCCCTTGAGATCAAGAAGCGTCCGGGAGAAAACCTGATCGCGCTGGTGGAGGGGATCAAAAGCCAAATCGATGCTAAACGTTCCCAATGGCCAGCTTCGGTTAGCGTGCTCTATACCTGGGATGCTTCGGAGCATGTCGAGATGATGTTGAGCGATCTGCAAAATAGCGTGCTGATTGCGGTGATCCTGGTGGTGATCGTGATTGTTGCTCTGCTGGGTCTCAGAACGGCGGCGTTGGTGGGGATTTCGATACCTGGCTCGTTCCTGACCGGGATCCTGGTGCTGGCCGTGTTTGGCTATACCATCAACATGGTGGTGCTGTTCTCGCTGATTATGGCTGTTGGCCTCTTGGTTGATGGGGCGATCGTGGTGACAGAGTATGCGGATCGAGCCATGAGCGAGGGACAACACAGGCAGCAGGCCTATGCCCTGGCTGCTCGGCGCATGGCGATGCCGATCATCGCATCGACCGCCACCACCTTGGCGGCTTTTGCCCCATTGTTGTTCTGGCCCGGGATTGTCGGTGAATTTATGAAATATCTGCCGATCACCCTGATCGCCACCCTGAGTGCCTCTTTGGTGATGGCATTAATATTTGTTCCCGTATTGGGAAGCTGGTGGGGAGGGCCCAGGCCGGTAACACCAGAGATCCGTCAGCGCTATCTGGGGATGGAAAAAGGAGATCTCAGCGGACTCACCGGCTGGACAGCCAGTTATATAAAGCTGCTGCGCCTGGCTCTGGAACATCCCTGGAAGATAGTTCTGCTGGCATCGGCATTGGCGCTCCTGGTGTTCTGGGGATATGGCCGTTCCGGGCTTGGAAGCGAATTTTTCCCTGAGGTTGAGCCTGAGGGGATCACTGTAACCCTGCGCTCCGATGGCGACCTCTCTTTGGATGAGAAAGATCTGTTGGTGCGACAGGCCTCAGAGCGGTTAATTGATGTTTCCGGATTAGAGTCTCTGTATGTGCGGGTGGGGGGTGAAGAGGAGCTTGGCAGATTAAGGCTAAATCTCATCGACTGGCAGTATCGTCCCGATCATAAACAGATCTCCCGAGAGATTGAGCAGCGATTATCGATTCTTGCGGGAGTGGAGGTTGAGATCCAACCCGATAAAGATGGTCCGCCTGTGGGTAAGGATCTGGTTTTGGAGCTAAGCTCACAAAACCCTGAAGAGCTCCCTGGGTTGATTAAACAGCTCAGGAAAATTGTGGAGGAAAATCCTGCGTTTTTGAATGTGGATGACACTGCACCCAGGGCCGGGATTGAATGGCGGCTGGCAGTCGACCGCAGCAAGGCCGCCCGTTTCGGGGCGGATGCAACCCTGCTGGGTAATACGGTGCAGTTGGTCACCAACGGCCTGCGTGTAGGAGAGTATCGTCCCGATGATGTGGATGATGAGGTGGAAATCCGGGTGCGCTTTCCTAAAGAGCAGCGTAACCTGCAAAGGCTCCAGAGCTTGCGGGTGCAAACCGCCCTGGGGACAGTCCCGATCCGTAACTTTGTGACCCTGGAGCCCAAGCCCAGGGTTTCAGTCATCAGCAAGGTAGATACCCTACAGACCCTGACCCTGAGCGCTGACATGCAGCAGGGATACCTGCTTAGCCTGGAGCTGCCTAAACTTCTTGAGCAGATCAGGGAGCAGAAACTGTTGCCGGAATCCGTGCTCCTGAATGTGCGTGGAGAGAATGAGGAGCAGGAGGAATCATCCGCCTTCCTGAGCAAGGCGTTTGCCTTGGCCCTGTTTGTGATGGCGATTATTCTGGTTACTCAGTTCAATTCGTTTTACCAGGCATTTTTGATCTTAACTGCGGTTTTATTTAGCACGGTTGGGGTACTGCTGGGATTGATGATCGCCCAAAAACCCTTTGGGGTGGTGATGTCCGGGATCGGTGTGATCGCTCTGGTCGGGATTGTGGTCAATAACAACATTGTTTTGATCGATACCTATAATCGATTGCGTCGTCAGGGGTTGAGTCAGATAGATGCGATTCTAACCACCGGAGCCCAGCGCCTGCGCCCTGTGATGCTCACCTCGGTGACCACCATCCTGGGCCTGCTGCCCATGGTGCTTGAGATCAACCTCAATCTCATTGACCGAAGTATTGAGTTCGGAGGCCCCTCCATGCAATGGTGGTCTCAGCTTGCGACCGTGGTGGCCGGAGGCCTGGCGTTTGCCACTTTGCTGACTCTGGTGATGACGCCCTGTCTGCTGCGGTTGAACCGGCGGGAGGCAAGGATAGATTATTGTAATCGACAAGTTCAGGGCTGA
- a CDS encoding helix-turn-helix domain-containing protein — MFSSNAKEYRRHLAVQLCKEKGYTQSEVAKLIGVSQGCVSQWCQRVTEDGEQGLKTRSHTGRKPRLAADKLTEILTRLQNSSPQEWGCDGAKWTTLTLAQAIEGACGVKFSRSRVSQLLRQHGWLLNKS, encoded by the coding sequence ATGTTTTCGAGTAATGCCAAAGAGTATCGCAGGCACCTCGCGGTGCAGCTGTGTAAAGAAAAGGGATATACACAGAGTGAAGTTGCCAAGCTGATCGGTGTTTCCCAGGGATGTGTGAGTCAGTGGTGTCAACGTGTGACTGAAGATGGTGAGCAGGGGTTAAAAACCCGTAGCCACACCGGACGAAAGCCACGCCTGGCGGCGGATAAGCTGACTGAAATTTTAACCCGACTGCAAAACTCCTCTCCTCAGGAGTGGGGCTGTGATGGAGCAAAATGGACGACTCTGACACTGGCACAAGCTATTGAGGGGGCCTGTGGTGTGAAGTTCAGCCGTTCCCGGGTCAGCCAGCTACTTCGCCAGCATGGTTGGTTACTTAATAAGTCCTGA
- a CDS encoding efflux RND transporter periplasmic adaptor subunit: MFRLSMDTREELLAQARALLAQKQLEFIGAEHLAKKGYQGKVQLATAKAALKEAQAQVARWELEIEHTLIRAPYPGMLQSRSVELGSLVQPGGRLGEFIELNPLVIRADVPELEMAQIKLGEVAEIRFADGSHTQGKVRYISGSADVSTHLFRIEVAIDNRDWRYRAGMSAEVKLPLNTLDAIHISPALLALADDGEIGVMSVESGLVKFTPVSLVQADADGVWVSGMHGTLEVITVGQGFVLPGEQVEVISTGKADEPKTD; the protein is encoded by the coding sequence TTGTTCCGACTGAGCATGGACACACGGGAGGAGCTGCTGGCACAGGCCAGAGCCCTGCTCGCTCAGAAACAGCTTGAGTTTATCGGTGCCGAGCATCTTGCTAAGAAGGGCTATCAGGGAAAGGTGCAGCTGGCGACTGCCAAAGCGGCTTTGAAAGAGGCTCAGGCTCAGGTCGCCCGATGGGAGCTGGAGATTGAGCATACGCTGATCCGTGCTCCCTATCCCGGGATGCTACAGAGCCGCTCCGTGGAGCTTGGCTCCCTGGTGCAACCAGGAGGGCGGCTTGGAGAATTTATTGAGCTTAATCCCCTGGTGATCCGGGCCGATGTTCCTGAGCTGGAGATGGCACAGATCAAGCTGGGGGAGGTCGCAGAGATCCGCTTTGCCGATGGCAGTCACACTCAGGGAAAAGTTCGTTATATCTCTGGTAGCGCCGATGTCAGTACCCATCTGTTTCGAATCGAGGTGGCTATAGATAACCGAGACTGGCGATATCGTGCCGGGATGAGCGCCGAAGTCAAGCTACCCCTGAACACCCTGGATGCCATTCATATCTCTCCCGCACTGCTGGCTCTGGCCGATGATGGAGAGATAGGCGTCATGAGCGTTGAGAGTGGGCTGGTTAAGTTTACCCCGGTTTCATTAGTCCAGGCCGATGCCGATGGAGTTTGGGTCAGCGGTATGCATGGCACCCTGGAGGTGATCACCGTCGGTCAGGGGTTCGTGTTACCCGGGGAGCAGGTGGAGGTTATCTCTACAGGAAAAGCAGATGAGCCGAAAACTGATTGA
- a CDS encoding glycosyl hydrolase family 18 protein, with protein sequence MKVFSKDRCKSVSVSSAFLLCAMLAHPVQAKQPFLMSYFANYAGYSNANYVSKETSSAGRVIPSASYTIPGVKFGYPVMDNNNPVVAQQSTNNTDLQDKVNGLSALAYAFMLPTEDGAVVFNDPWSDLSQQDVSSGGFLADGSEGEKLGMRNFTVSGSHTIYDYVHYGVFDAFLKLNNSAGNLQHYIAIGGWTYRDAIMDRLVSSAQNKQNFLDSLKVLKAQGVEGVDLDIEFSNVPKDWKNSLLIKSLANDQLVQQIKALGLNLAVTLQATPSMLGDATFIKDLQSMFSQGLDHLSLMTYDLHGAFDAGGTAYTGFNSSLFPAPTGMTNPFAGTSSNFSVDAAVEALTQGGLTKDQLAKVNIGLPAYSRASISNIQQGKDNQGHDAGGLFQPFSPSSQVLPGDMDTTSCTIGSAPFNVATSTCGGMFSYNYLLKDVFTSGFTTKDWTYKDPASGKTYYIGSTAYSQNSWSPVTSTLKWAEDSSPALKSRVTNYPTQGNIFLAYLSGKDAKSYGEYAKDKGSGEPSSGW encoded by the coding sequence GTGAAAGTTTTCAGCAAAGATCGATGCAAGTCTGTTTCAGTATCCAGTGCCTTTCTCCTCTGTGCCATGTTGGCTCACCCCGTTCAGGCAAAACAGCCATTTTTGATGTCCTATTTTGCAAACTACGCCGGCTATTCAAATGCAAACTATGTGTCTAAAGAAACCAGTAGTGCCGGCCGCGTGATTCCTTCAGCCAGCTATACCATTCCCGGGGTTAAATTTGGATATCCGGTCATGGATAACAACAATCCGGTTGTAGCACAGCAATCAACCAATAACACGGATCTCCAGGATAAGGTCAATGGCTTATCAGCCCTGGCTTATGCCTTCATGCTGCCCACAGAAGATGGAGCAGTGGTATTTAATGACCCCTGGTCTGATTTGAGCCAGCAAGATGTCTCATCCGGTGGTTTTTTGGCCGATGGCAGCGAAGGTGAAAAGCTGGGGATGCGCAATTTTACCGTGTCTGGCAGTCACACAATATATGATTATGTGCACTACGGGGTTTTTGATGCCTTTCTTAAGTTAAATAACAGTGCCGGTAACTTGCAGCACTATATTGCAATAGGGGGCTGGACCTATCGGGACGCCATTATGGATCGTTTGGTTAGCTCTGCTCAAAATAAGCAGAACTTCTTGGATAGTCTCAAGGTTCTTAAAGCACAGGGTGTTGAAGGCGTTGACCTGGATATCGAGTTTTCCAATGTACCTAAGGATTGGAAAAATAGCCTTCTCATTAAATCACTGGCTAATGATCAGCTGGTGCAGCAGATCAAAGCGCTGGGCCTTAATTTAGCTGTTACCCTCCAGGCAACCCCATCCATGCTAGGTGATGCGACCTTTATCAAGGATCTGCAGAGCATGTTCTCTCAGGGGCTCGATCACCTGAGCCTGATGACCTATGATCTGCATGGCGCCTTTGATGCCGGTGGGACCGCTTATACCGGGTTTAACTCGAGCTTGTTCCCGGCGCCAACCGGAATGACCAATCCATTTGCCGGCACCTCCAGTAATTTTTCTGTGGATGCCGCGGTTGAAGCCCTGACCCAGGGTGGGTTAACCAAAGATCAGTTGGCCAAGGTGAATATCGGGCTGCCCGCCTATTCACGGGCCAGTATTTCGAATATTCAACAGGGCAAAGATAATCAGGGGCATGATGCGGGAGGCTTGTTCCAACCATTCTCACCCAGCTCTCAGGTGCTACCGGGAGATATGGATACCACCTCCTGTACGATCGGCTCGGCTCCATTTAATGTCGCAACCAGCACCTGTGGTGGCATGTTCAGCTATAACTATCTTCTCAAAGATGTGTTTACTTCTGGCTTTACCACCAAAGACTGGACCTATAAAGACCCGGCATCCGGAAAGACCTACTACATAGGAAGTACTGCTTATAGTCAAAATAGCTGGTCGCCGGTCACCAGCACTCTGAAATGGGCTGAGGATTCCAGTCCGGCCTTGAAGAGTCGGGTCACGAATTATCCAACCCAGGGGAACATCTTCCTCGCCTACCTGTCGGGCAAGGATGCAAAATCCTACGGTGAGTATGCGAAAGACAAGGGCTCGGGGGAGCCATCTTCTGGATGGTGA